From Bos javanicus breed banteng chromosome 5, ARS-OSU_banteng_1.0, whole genome shotgun sequence, the proteins below share one genomic window:
- the ORMDL2 gene encoding ORM1-like protein 2 — MNVGVAHSEVNPNTRVMNSRGIWLAYIILVGLLHVVLLSIPFFSIPVVWTLTNVIHNLVMYVFLHTVKGTPFETPDQGKARLLTHWEQMDYGLQFTSSRKFLSISPIVLYLLASFYTKYDAAHFLINTASLLSVLLPKLPQFHGVRLFGINKY, encoded by the exons ATGAATGTGGGGGTGGCACACAGCGAAGTAAACCCCAACACTCGCGTGATGAATAGCCGGGGCATCTGGCTGGCCTACATCATCTTGGTAGGACTGCTGCATGTGGTTCTACTCAGCATCcccttcttcagcattcctgttGTCTGGACACTGACCAACGTCATCCATAACTTG gTTATGTATGTCTTCTTACATACGGTGAAAGGGACACCCTTTGAGACCCCTGACCAAGGAAAGGCTCGGCTACTGACACACTGGGAACAGATGGACTACGGGCTCCAATTTACCTCTTCCCGAAAATTCCTCAGCATCTCTCCCATTGTACT ATACCTCCTGGCCAGCTTCTACACCAAATATGATGCTGCTCACTTCCTCATCAACACAGCCTCACTGCTTAGCGTACTGCTGCCCAAGTTGCCCCAGTTTCATGGGGTTCGTCTCTTTGGCATCAACAAATACTGA